A genome region from Nocardiopsis exhalans includes the following:
- a CDS encoding molybdenum cofactor biosynthesis protein MoaE has product MEQITLAAVRDTPLSVDEVLAAVTDPRAGGTAVFIGTVRDHDHGRDVSALSYSAHPSVEAQLRVVMEKVLSDTSVPGRPVVRMAATHRVGDLEIGDIAVVVAASAEHREEAFAACRKLIDDLKAQVPIWKNQSFEDGDTEWVGSP; this is encoded by the coding sequence GTGGAACAGATCACTCTCGCGGCCGTACGCGACACGCCCCTGTCCGTGGACGAGGTCCTCGCGGCGGTGACCGATCCCAGAGCCGGCGGTACCGCCGTCTTCATCGGTACCGTGCGCGACCACGACCACGGCCGGGACGTCTCGGCGCTGTCCTACTCGGCCCATCCGTCCGTGGAGGCGCAGCTGCGCGTCGTCATGGAGAAGGTGCTGAGCGACACCTCCGTCCCCGGGCGGCCGGTCGTGCGGATGGCCGCCACGCACCGCGTCGGCGACCTGGAGATCGGGGACATCGCCGTGGTCGTCGCGGCCTCCGCCGAGCACCGCGAGGAGGCCTTCGCCGCCTGCCGCAAGCTCATCGACGACCTCAAGGCCCAGGTGCCCATCTGGAAGAACCAGTCCTTCGAGGACGGCGACACGGAGTGGGTGGGCTCGCCCTGA
- a CDS encoding NAD-dependent epimerase/dehydratase family protein, with protein MVAVTGAASGVGRLLVQRLATPEGSVAAREVVAIDEEFADLRGVTWRIADVSDPGLVSRLGGIDVLVHTADDRSLDSKPSERRAHNVRAAQTVLTAAAASGVPRVILVTSTMVYGAVPDNPVPLPENATRVSDNSEGLMGDFAEVEELAERARRAHPGLSVTVVRPAPLVGPDLDTLLSRHFSAPRLLTVKGHEQRWQFCHEDDLASALAYCALYGVTGTDGVVAVASEGSLSQGEVEEIAGMKHFEVPANLAFGAVRRLHQARITPAAAGEIKFLVYPCVVDCSALRDAGWKPGHDNESALIALLESKTGKHAIAGRSLGRKEVTITAAGAAGAAAAAIGTAAAIRHLRKRGRS; from the coding sequence GTGGTGGCGGTCACCGGTGCCGCCTCCGGAGTGGGCCGACTCCTCGTGCAACGCCTGGCCACGCCAGAAGGTTCCGTGGCCGCCCGCGAGGTCGTCGCGATCGACGAGGAGTTCGCTGACCTGCGCGGAGTCACCTGGCGGATCGCGGACGTCAGCGATCCGGGGCTGGTCTCCCGCCTGGGCGGGATCGACGTCCTCGTGCACACCGCGGACGACCGGTCCCTGGACAGCAAACCCTCGGAGCGCCGGGCGCACAACGTCCGGGCGGCCCAGACGGTCCTGACCGCCGCGGCGGCCTCCGGGGTCCCGCGGGTCATCCTCGTCACCAGCACGATGGTCTACGGCGCCGTCCCCGACAATCCGGTCCCGCTGCCGGAGAACGCCACCCGCGTCTCGGACAACAGCGAGGGCCTCATGGGTGACTTCGCCGAGGTGGAGGAGCTGGCCGAGCGCGCCCGCCGGGCCCATCCCGGGCTGAGCGTCACCGTGGTGCGGCCCGCCCCGCTCGTGGGGCCGGACCTGGACACGCTGCTGAGCCGGCACTTCTCCGCGCCGCGGCTGCTCACCGTCAAGGGCCACGAACAGCGCTGGCAGTTCTGCCACGAGGACGACCTCGCCTCCGCCCTGGCCTACTGCGCCCTGTACGGGGTCACCGGTACGGACGGCGTGGTCGCCGTGGCCAGCGAGGGCTCCCTGTCCCAGGGGGAGGTGGAGGAGATCGCGGGGATGAAGCACTTCGAGGTGCCCGCGAACCTCGCCTTCGGCGCCGTGCGCCGCCTGCACCAGGCCCGCATCACCCCGGCCGCCGCAGGTGAGATCAAGTTCCTGGTCTACCCGTGCGTGGTGGACTGCTCGGCCCTGCGCGACGCGGGCTGGAAGCCCGGCCACGACAACGAGTCGGCGCTGATCGCCCTGCTGGAGTCCAAGACCGGAAAGCACGCGATCGCCGGGCGCAGCCTGGGCCGCAAGGAGGTCACCATCACCGCCGCCGGCGCCGCCGGTGCGGCGGCCGCCGCCATCGGTACCGCGGCCGCCATCCGGCACCTGCGCAAACGCGGGAGGAGCTGA
- a CDS encoding zinc-dependent metalloprotease has protein sequence MSDLPFGFSMPNDPDDESGRRSGDSGSGAGSGRPGGGDSGMPDGFPFGDPQQMANMLRQFADMMSSQPAPGASEAGQTSSASGINWDMAKNIARHAVSQKGDPSVPPADYARIEEALRLADLWLDQATDLPSGLQTAQAWSRSEWIEKTMDSWAQLCDPLTAKTVQAMGQNLPEEMASMAGPLLGMIQQMGGMMVGQQAGQAIGELAREVIGTTDIGLPLAGEGNAALLPSGVARFSEGLEIPDDEVRLYLAAREAAVHRLYSHVPWLRSHVSRLVEEYAAGMSFDVSGLEDKLGEIDLTNPEALQEAMSGGMGPEGLLQPEDTPQQKAALARLETTLALIEGWVATVVAKAVSERLPQSGALAETTRRRRATGGPAEHTFAALVGLELRPRRLREAGALWSALEEARGVEGRDAVWQHPDLMPTGDDLDDPDGFVHGRSEFEGADFDISSLTEPDGSEKPKPGEAEGKSGEDKKDGD, from the coding sequence GTGAGCGACCTGCCTTTCGGTTTCAGCATGCCGAACGATCCCGACGACGAGTCCGGCCGCCGTTCTGGCGACTCCGGCTCGGGTGCCGGCAGCGGCCGCCCGGGCGGGGGGGACTCCGGAATGCCGGACGGTTTCCCGTTCGGCGATCCGCAACAGATGGCCAACATGCTCCGCCAGTTCGCGGACATGATGTCGTCCCAGCCCGCCCCCGGTGCGTCCGAGGCCGGCCAGACGTCCTCGGCGTCCGGCATCAACTGGGACATGGCCAAGAACATCGCGCGGCACGCGGTGTCCCAGAAGGGGGACCCGAGTGTGCCGCCCGCCGACTACGCACGGATCGAGGAGGCGCTGCGCCTCGCCGACCTGTGGCTCGACCAGGCTACCGACCTGCCTTCGGGACTCCAGACCGCCCAGGCCTGGAGCCGGTCGGAGTGGATCGAGAAGACGATGGACTCGTGGGCGCAGCTGTGCGACCCGCTGACCGCCAAGACCGTCCAGGCCATGGGGCAGAACCTGCCCGAGGAGATGGCCTCCATGGCCGGTCCGCTGCTGGGCATGATCCAGCAGATGGGCGGCATGATGGTCGGCCAGCAGGCCGGTCAGGCCATCGGCGAGCTCGCCCGGGAAGTGATCGGTACCACCGACATCGGCCTGCCGCTCGCCGGTGAGGGCAATGCCGCGCTGCTGCCCTCGGGGGTGGCCCGCTTCAGTGAGGGCCTGGAGATCCCCGACGACGAGGTGCGGCTGTACCTGGCCGCCCGCGAGGCCGCCGTGCACCGCCTGTACTCGCACGTGCCGTGGCTGCGTTCGCACGTCTCGCGCCTGGTCGAGGAGTACGCGGCCGGGATGTCCTTCGACGTCAGCGGTCTGGAGGACAAGCTCGGCGAGATCGATCTCACCAACCCCGAGGCCCTCCAGGAGGCGATGTCCGGCGGTATGGGCCCCGAGGGCCTGCTCCAGCCGGAGGACACCCCGCAGCAGAAGGCCGCGCTGGCCCGCCTGGAGACCACCCTCGCCCTGATCGAGGGCTGGGTGGCGACCGTGGTGGCCAAGGCGGTCTCCGAACGGCTGCCGCAGTCCGGCGCCCTGGCCGAGACCACCCGTCGCCGCCGCGCCACCGGTGGTCCCGCCGAACACACCTTCGCCGCCCTGGTCGGCCTGGAACTGCGCCCGCGCCGCCTGCGCGAGGCCGGAGCCCTGTGGTCCGCGCTGGAGGAGGCCCGGGGCGTGGAGGGCCGGGACGCCGTCTGGCAGCACCCGGACCTGATGCCCACCGGCGACGACCTCGACGACCCGGACGGTTTCGTGCACGGGCGGAGCGAGTTCGAGGGCGCGGACTTCGACATCTCGTCACTGACCGAACCCGACGGCTCGGAGAAGCCCAAGCCCGGCGAGGCCGAAGGCAAGTCCGGTGAGGACAAGAAGGACGGCGATTAG
- a CDS encoding NUDIX hydrolase, producing the protein MTLHADARAVLGAWTAPDAGQEELRRSYLDHLDAHPDAMWRTCLPGHLTASSAIISADGSKVALVLHRVHRMWLQTGGHCETEDATLAAAALREATEESGIRGLTLLPAPVRLDRHAVPCGGGSFHLDVQYAALAPADAVLVVDPAESAGLDWFPVDELPEPSDDVVRDLVRTAARAVRADRAGQSDPRPA; encoded by the coding sequence GTGACACTGCACGCGGACGCCCGGGCGGTGCTGGGCGCGTGGACCGCGCCCGACGCCGGGCAGGAGGAACTCCGCCGTTCCTACCTGGACCACCTCGACGCCCACCCGGACGCCATGTGGCGCACGTGCCTGCCCGGGCACCTGACCGCGAGCTCGGCGATCATCTCCGCCGACGGCTCCAAGGTGGCCCTCGTGCTGCACCGCGTCCACCGGATGTGGCTGCAGACCGGCGGCCACTGCGAGACCGAGGACGCCACCCTGGCCGCTGCCGCGCTGCGCGAGGCCACTGAGGAGTCCGGCATCCGGGGGCTGACCCTGCTGCCCGCACCGGTGCGGCTGGACCGCCACGCGGTACCGTGCGGCGGCGGCAGCTTCCATCTGGACGTGCAGTACGCGGCCCTGGCCCCGGCCGACGCGGTGCTGGTCGTGGACCCCGCCGAGTCCGCAGGGCTCGACTGGTTCCCGGTGGACGAGCTGCCCGAACCCAGCGACGACGTCGTGCGCGACCTGGTCCGCACCGCCGCACGGGCGGTCCGCGCCGACAGAGCCGGGCAGAGCGACCCGAGGCCCGCGTAG
- a CDS encoding M48 metallopeptidase family protein, protein MPSNTKIEVRRSPRRRRTVSAYRDGDTTVVLVPATFSRAEEKRWVDQMLQKLEAREGRRRPGDRELHERAVELAERYLGGTHLPDSVRWVDNQNSRWGSCTPDTRTIRISRRVAGMPAWVVDYVLVHELAHLQIPHHGRDFWDLVRRYPKADRARGYLEGYSAGSRSECDHSGSEEELEADEVALEE, encoded by the coding sequence GTGCCCTCGAACACCAAAATCGAGGTACGACGCAGTCCTCGTCGCCGCCGCACCGTGTCGGCCTACAGGGACGGGGACACCACGGTCGTCCTCGTGCCCGCGACGTTCTCCCGCGCAGAGGAAAAGCGCTGGGTGGACCAGATGCTGCAAAAACTCGAGGCGCGCGAGGGCCGCAGACGCCCCGGCGACCGTGAGCTCCACGAGCGCGCGGTGGAACTGGCCGAACGCTACCTGGGCGGTACCCACCTGCCGGACAGCGTCCGCTGGGTCGACAACCAGAACTCCCGCTGGGGCTCGTGCACCCCGGACACCCGCACGATCCGCATCTCCCGCCGCGTCGCCGGGATGCCCGCCTGGGTGGTGGACTACGTCCTGGTCCACGAACTCGCCCACCTGCAGATCCCGCACCACGGCCGCGACTTCTGGGACCTGGTCCGCCGCTACCCCAAGGCCGACCGCGCCCGCGGCTACCTGGAGGGCTACAGCGCCGGAAGCCGCTCCGAATGCGACCACTCCGGCTCCGAAGAGGAACTCGAAGCCGACGAAGTAGCCCTCGAAGAGTAG
- a CDS encoding WhiB family transcriptional regulator — protein sequence MLASVLETPQLGEAEIPCRMEPDLFFAESPAEVEEAKAICGACPIREQCLADALERREPWGVWGGQLLVSGQVVARKRPRGRPRKNPAPVAA from the coding sequence ATGCTTGCGTCGGTCCTGGAAACGCCTCAGCTGGGCGAGGCCGAAATCCCCTGCCGTATGGAGCCGGACCTGTTCTTCGCGGAGTCCCCCGCGGAGGTCGAGGAGGCCAAGGCGATCTGTGGGGCCTGCCCGATCAGGGAGCAGTGCCTGGCGGACGCGCTCGAGCGGCGCGAGCCGTGGGGCGTCTGGGGCGGGCAGCTGCTCGTCTCCGGTCAGGTCGTGGCGCGCAAGCGCCCGCGTGGCCGTCCCCGCAAGAACCCGGCCCCGGTCGCGGCCTGA
- the tesB gene encoding acyl-CoA thioesterase II yields MSEHDAERSGQSLSDLLRVLDLEQIEVNIFRGISPAEGPQRVFGGLVAGQALVAAGRTVPTDRYVHSLHAYFIRPGDPTVPIVYEVDRVRDGRSFTTRRVVAIQHGKAIFTLSASFHKEEPGLDHQTPMPDVPPPEDLLSTRQRLREAFGKVPNFVQWHPIEMRPVGAMSFEAERDPGLRTDTNPVWFKVDGKLPDDRLTQVCLMTYASDMTLLDTVLLRHGRSFAGIAMASLDHAMWFHRPFRADEWLLYAQESPTAQGARGLARGLVYTREGQLVCSVVQEGMIRVVDAEGWS; encoded by the coding sequence ATGAGTGAACACGACGCCGAGCGCAGCGGGCAGTCCCTGTCCGACCTGCTGAGGGTGCTGGACCTGGAACAGATCGAGGTCAACATCTTCCGCGGGATCAGTCCGGCGGAGGGGCCCCAGCGGGTCTTCGGCGGCCTGGTGGCGGGGCAGGCACTCGTCGCCGCGGGCCGGACCGTGCCCACGGACCGGTACGTGCACTCCCTGCACGCCTACTTCATCCGGCCGGGCGACCCGACGGTGCCGATCGTCTACGAGGTCGACCGGGTCCGTGACGGGCGTTCGTTCACCACCCGCCGGGTCGTGGCGATCCAGCACGGCAAGGCGATCTTCACCCTGTCGGCCTCCTTCCACAAGGAGGAGCCGGGGCTGGACCACCAGACCCCGATGCCGGACGTACCGCCGCCCGAGGACCTGCTCAGCACGCGCCAGCGGCTGCGCGAGGCGTTCGGGAAGGTACCGAACTTCGTCCAGTGGCACCCGATCGAGATGCGTCCGGTGGGTGCGATGTCGTTCGAGGCCGAACGCGACCCCGGCCTGCGCACGGACACCAACCCGGTGTGGTTCAAGGTGGACGGCAAGCTGCCCGACGACCGCCTCACCCAGGTGTGTCTGATGACCTACGCCTCGGACATGACCCTGCTGGACACGGTGCTGCTCCGGCACGGCCGGTCCTTCGCGGGCATCGCGATGGCCAGCCTGGACCACGCCATGTGGTTCCACCGCCCGTTCCGCGCCGACGAGTGGCTGCTCTACGCACAGGAGTCCCCGACCGCCCAGGGCGCCCGGGGACTGGCCCGCGGTCTGGTCTACACGCGTGAGGGCCAGCTGGTCTGCTCCGTGGTTCAGGAGGGCATGATCCGCGTGGTGGACGCCGAGGGCTGGTCCTAG
- a CDS encoding ATP-dependent DNA helicase UvrD2, with product MDPDRVLEGLDPEQTEAARALRGPVCILAGAGTGKTRAITHRIAHAVASGVVSEQQILAVTFTARAAGEMRGRLRSLGAPRVQARTFHAAALRQLGFFWPQVVGGEKPTLIDSKLSVVARAANAVGLQPDRLGLRDLASEIEWAKVTQVRPSDYDKAVAKAGRQAPMTTGEVARVFEAYEELRSEHNLLDFESMLELTAGMINEYPAVAQRVRDQYRYFVVDEFQDVNPLQKLLLDAWLGDRDDLCVVGDPSQTIYSFAGATPGYLTGFANRYPHATVVRLVRDYRSTPQVVRVANHVIAQAKGTTSANHLTLQAQRPDGPDPLYQEYEDEPGEATGVARKISVLLEDGTPASEIAVLLRTNSQSAAYEQALADEGVPFTVRGTTRFFERPEIKQAVHTLRGARHGAAGETAEPLVATVRSLLSQMGLTDTAPEGRQARERWESLSALAQLAEDMAAKPGPDGGQATMAAFVEELETRMATEHAPGFEGVTIASLHSAKGLEWDAVFLVGLTEGMMPIIYAETDEQVEEERRLFYVGVTRARSSLAMSWSLARSPGGRKTRKPSRFLDGLRPASPSTANRRDRRKGGVVRCRVCSDVLSDTTERKLGRCLDCPSNYDEALLERLRDWRRQTAQEAKMPAYVIFTDATLQAIAEQEPSSVSQLTAVSGVGPAKLDRYGEAVLALVAGRDPAEAAAGETDAGDGEDEDE from the coding sequence ATGGACCCCGACCGCGTCCTGGAGGGACTGGACCCGGAACAGACCGAGGCGGCGCGCGCCCTACGCGGCCCCGTGTGCATTCTGGCCGGTGCCGGAACGGGGAAGACCAGGGCCATCACGCACCGGATCGCGCACGCCGTGGCCAGCGGGGTCGTCTCCGAACAGCAGATCCTCGCGGTCACCTTCACCGCCCGCGCGGCCGGGGAGATGCGCGGACGCCTGCGCTCCCTGGGCGCCCCCCGGGTGCAGGCCCGCACCTTCCACGCGGCCGCGCTGCGCCAGTTGGGCTTCTTCTGGCCACAAGTGGTCGGCGGAGAGAAACCCACCCTCATCGACAGCAAGCTCTCGGTGGTGGCCCGCGCCGCCAACGCGGTGGGGCTGCAACCGGACCGGCTCGGGCTGCGCGACCTCGCCAGTGAGATCGAGTGGGCCAAGGTCACCCAGGTACGCCCCAGCGACTACGACAAGGCCGTGGCCAAGGCGGGCCGCCAGGCGCCGATGACCACCGGCGAGGTCGCCCGGGTCTTCGAGGCCTACGAGGAGCTGCGCAGCGAGCACAACCTCCTCGACTTCGAGTCCATGCTGGAGCTCACCGCCGGGATGATCAACGAGTACCCGGCCGTGGCCCAACGGGTCCGCGACCAGTACCGGTACTTCGTCGTGGACGAGTTCCAGGACGTCAACCCGCTGCAGAAACTCCTCCTGGACGCCTGGCTCGGCGACCGCGACGACCTGTGCGTGGTCGGCGACCCCAGCCAGACCATCTACTCCTTCGCCGGGGCCACCCCGGGCTACCTGACCGGGTTCGCCAACCGCTACCCGCACGCCACGGTGGTCCGGCTGGTCCGCGACTACCGCTCCACCCCGCAGGTGGTGCGGGTGGCCAACCACGTCATCGCGCAGGCCAAGGGCACCACCTCCGCCAACCACCTCACCCTCCAGGCGCAGCGCCCGGACGGGCCGGACCCGCTCTACCAGGAGTACGAGGACGAACCGGGGGAGGCCACCGGCGTCGCGCGCAAGATCAGCGTGCTGCTGGAGGACGGCACCCCCGCGAGCGAGATCGCGGTGCTGCTGCGCACCAACTCGCAGTCGGCCGCCTACGAGCAGGCCCTGGCCGACGAGGGCGTCCCCTTCACGGTGCGCGGCACCACCCGTTTCTTCGAGCGCCCCGAGATCAAGCAGGCCGTGCACACCCTGCGCGGGGCCCGGCACGGCGCGGCGGGGGAGACGGCCGAACCCCTGGTCGCGACCGTGCGGAGCCTGCTCTCCCAGATGGGGCTGACCGACACCGCCCCCGAGGGCCGCCAGGCCCGGGAACGCTGGGAGTCGCTGTCGGCTCTGGCCCAGCTCGCCGAGGACATGGCGGCCAAGCCCGGCCCGGACGGCGGCCAGGCCACCATGGCCGCCTTCGTCGAGGAGCTCGAGACGCGCATGGCCACCGAGCACGCGCCCGGGTTCGAGGGGGTGACCATCGCCTCCCTGCACTCCGCCAAGGGTCTGGAGTGGGACGCGGTGTTCCTGGTCGGCCTCACCGAGGGCATGATGCCGATCATCTACGCCGAGACCGACGAGCAGGTCGAGGAGGAGCGCAGGCTCTTCTACGTGGGGGTCACCCGCGCCCGGTCCAGCCTCGCGATGTCCTGGTCCCTGGCGAGGTCACCGGGGGGAAGGAAGACCCGCAAGCCCTCGCGCTTCCTGGACGGGCTGCGCCCCGCCTCGCCCTCCACCGCCAACCGCCGTGACCGACGCAAGGGCGGGGTCGTGCGCTGCCGGGTCTGCTCGGACGTGCTCTCCGACACCACCGAGCGCAAGCTGGGACGCTGCCTGGACTGCCCGTCGAACTACGACGAAGCCCTGCTGGAGCGGCTGCGCGACTGGCGCAGGCAGACCGCCCAGGAAGCGAAGATGCCCGCCTACGTGATCTTCACCGACGCCACCCTCCAGGCCATCGCCGAGCAGGAGCCCTCCAGCGTCTCCCAGCTCACGGCCGTGTCCGGGGTGGGCCCGGCGAAGCTGGACCGTTACGGTGAGGCGGTACTCGCGCTGGTCGCGGGGCGGGACCCCGCGGAGGCGGCCGCCGGTGAGACGGACGCCGGTGACGGAGAGGACGAGGATGAGTGA
- a CDS encoding mycoredoxin has translation MTVDLKDVSEMTSTGTEAFTMYSTPWCGYCRRLKSQLSREGIAIREVNIEENPEAAEYVMKVNGGNQTVPTVVFSDDTAMTNPSLAQVKKKLAELS, from the coding sequence ATGACCGTCGACCTGAAAGACGTGAGCGAGATGACGAGTACGGGCACCGAAGCCTTCACGATGTACAGCACCCCCTGGTGCGGGTACTGCAGACGCCTCAAGAGCCAGCTCTCCCGTGAGGGGATCGCGATTCGCGAGGTGAACATCGAGGAGAACCCGGAGGCCGCGGAGTACGTGATGAAGGTGAACGGCGGGAACCAGACGGTCCCCACGGTGGTCTTCAGCGACGACACGGCGATGACCAACCCGTCGCTCGCTCAGGTGAAGAAGAAGTTGGCCGAGCTGTCCTAG
- a CDS encoding ANTAR domain-containing response regulator — protein MTGSVELGDDVRSHDVAVTDTVDVEVVRRTPNGWRVGTDQNGHETPDLVSAMVLADLLTAEAGTGRPRTQAPGRAPEGASEVERLRHTITQLEHALHSRVVVEQAIGVLAERHTMPPREAFERLRSSARSRGRKVAELAQDVVESSTSPLTVLPDELTTG, from the coding sequence ATGACGGGGAGTGTTGAGTTGGGGGACGACGTGAGGTCTCATGACGTAGCGGTCACCGACACGGTGGACGTCGAAGTGGTGCGCCGCACCCCGAACGGGTGGCGTGTGGGCACCGACCAGAACGGGCACGAGACGCCGGACCTGGTCAGTGCGATGGTCCTGGCGGACCTGCTCACCGCCGAGGCGGGGACCGGCAGACCCCGCACCCAGGCTCCGGGCCGCGCCCCGGAGGGGGCGTCGGAAGTGGAGCGGCTGCGGCACACGATCACGCAGCTGGAGCACGCGCTGCACTCGAGGGTCGTGGTGGAGCAGGCCATCGGGGTGCTCGCGGAACGGCACACGATGCCGCCCCGCGAGGCGTTCGAGAGACTTCGCTCCTCGGCCAGGTCCCGGGGGCGCAAGGTCGCCGAACTGGCCCAGGACGTGGTGGAGAGCAGCACCAGCCCCCTGACCGTCCTCCCGGACGAGCTGACCACGGGATAG
- the nudC gene encoding NAD(+) diphosphatase produces MESEATPLLARSTVNPAGHRRGDDDWLAAAWADPNTRVLVLEGGEPGSYGWKALMAKQSRALVTTGQTRELVLLDPHHAPAGERYLLGSDGERAYFAVRSRQDLEPNPVAEPASLREVGAVLNDHDTGLFTRAVALANWNASHGFCPRCGSRTRIERAGHVRVCEEEGTEQFPRMDPAVIMLVHRERDGQEECLLGNNPNWDAHRFSVLAGFVDAGESLEQAVIREVAEEAGVVVEDPRYLSSQPWPFPRSLMMGYTARAVGETERTDDEIAETRWFTRAELAEAVHSEEVVLPGRLSIARTLIEHWYGAELPGGW; encoded by the coding sequence ATGGAATCCGAAGCCACACCCCTGCTCGCCCGCTCCACCGTCAACCCCGCCGGGCACCGGCGCGGTGACGACGACTGGCTGGCCGCGGCCTGGGCGGACCCGAACACCAGGGTCCTGGTCCTGGAGGGCGGTGAACCCGGCAGCTACGGCTGGAAGGCGCTCATGGCCAAGCAGTCCCGCGCCCTGGTCACCACCGGCCAGACCCGGGAGCTCGTCCTGCTCGACCCCCACCACGCCCCCGCGGGCGAGCGGTACCTGCTGGGCAGCGACGGCGAGCGCGCCTACTTCGCGGTCCGCTCACGCCAGGACCTGGAGCCCAACCCCGTCGCCGAACCCGCGTCCCTGCGCGAGGTCGGCGCGGTCCTCAACGACCACGACACCGGCCTGTTCACCCGGGCGGTCGCTCTCGCGAACTGGAACGCCAGCCACGGCTTCTGCCCGCGCTGCGGTTCCCGCACCCGGATCGAGAGGGCCGGTCACGTGCGGGTCTGCGAGGAGGAGGGCACCGAACAGTTCCCCCGGATGGACCCGGCGGTGATCATGCTGGTGCACCGCGAGCGCGACGGTCAGGAGGAGTGCCTGCTCGGCAACAACCCCAACTGGGACGCGCACCGCTTCTCCGTGCTGGCCGGGTTCGTGGACGCGGGGGAGTCCCTGGAACAGGCGGTGATCCGCGAGGTGGCGGAGGAGGCGGGCGTGGTCGTCGAGGACCCCCGCTACCTGTCCTCGCAGCCCTGGCCGTTCCCGCGCAGCCTCATGATGGGCTACACCGCCCGTGCGGTGGGCGAGACCGAGCGGACCGACGACGAGATCGCCGAGACCCGCTGGTTCACCCGGGCCGAGCTGGCCGAGGCCGTGCACTCCGAGGAGGTCGTCCTGCCGGGGCGGCTCTCCATCGCCCGCACCCTGATCGAGCACTGGTACGGCGCGGAGCTCCCGGGAGGCTGGTAG
- a CDS encoding dipeptidase has product MDARAYIEAHGNEFLTSLKEWLAIPSISADPERHDDVRRSARWLADHLTETGFPTVEVWETPGLPAVFAEWRAADPAAPTVLVYGHHDVQPVDPLEEWETEPFVPTERGTSLYARGSSDDKGQVLFHALGVRAALAASGADAPPVTVKLLVEGEEESGSVHFAELMKANRERLACDVAVISDTTMWAPDTPSMCVGMRGVTDVEISLFGPERDLHSGSFGGAVPNPLKIMSDLLSGLHDADNRVAIPGFYDGVVEASAQERELIARLPFDEKEWLATAASTAARGEEGYSTLERVWLRPTAEINGMWGGHTGAGGKTIVPRSAHAKISFRLVPGQEPLEIQDRVREYVEANTPGGITAELEFGGPGVRACASDLSSTALKAARSAMGRAFGKEVLFTREGGSGPEADIADILEAPLVFVAVGLNEDRIHAPNEKVEMPLLLKGAESAAYLWEELGAVRGV; this is encoded by the coding sequence ATGGACGCGCGTGCCTACATCGAGGCCCACGGGAACGAGTTCCTCACCTCGCTCAAGGAATGGCTGGCGATCCCCTCGATCTCCGCCGACCCCGAGCGCCACGACGACGTGCGCCGCTCGGCCCGCTGGCTGGCGGACCACCTCACCGAGACCGGCTTCCCCACGGTCGAGGTCTGGGAGACCCCCGGGCTGCCCGCCGTGTTCGCCGAGTGGCGCGCCGCCGACCCCGCAGCGCCCACGGTGCTGGTCTACGGCCACCACGACGTGCAGCCGGTGGACCCGCTGGAGGAGTGGGAGACCGAGCCCTTCGTCCCCACCGAGCGCGGCACTTCCCTCTACGCGCGCGGGTCCTCCGACGACAAGGGCCAGGTCCTCTTCCACGCCCTGGGCGTGCGGGCCGCCCTGGCCGCCTCCGGCGCGGACGCCCCGCCGGTCACCGTCAAGCTGCTGGTGGAGGGTGAGGAGGAGTCCGGTTCCGTCCACTTCGCCGAGCTGATGAAGGCCAACCGCGAGCGCCTGGCCTGCGACGTCGCCGTCATCTCCGACACCACCATGTGGGCGCCCGACACCCCCTCCATGTGCGTGGGCATGCGCGGCGTCACCGACGTGGAGATCAGCCTCTTCGGCCCGGAGCGCGACCTGCACAGCGGTTCCTTCGGCGGTGCGGTCCCCAACCCGCTCAAGATCATGAGCGACCTGCTCTCCGGTCTGCACGACGCCGACAACCGCGTCGCGATCCCCGGTTTCTACGACGGGGTCGTCGAGGCCAGCGCACAGGAGCGCGAGCTCATCGCCCGGCTGCCCTTCGACGAGAAGGAGTGGCTGGCCACCGCCGCCTCCACCGCCGCGCGCGGGGAGGAGGGGTACAGCACCCTGGAGCGCGTCTGGCTGCGGCCCACGGCCGAGATCAACGGCATGTGGGGCGGGCACACCGGGGCGGGCGGCAAGACCATCGTGCCGCGCTCCGCGCACGCCAAGATCAGCTTCCGCCTCGTGCCCGGCCAGGAGCCCCTGGAGATCCAGGACCGGGTCCGCGAGTACGTGGAGGCCAACACCCCGGGCGGCATCACCGCCGAGCTGGAGTTCGGCGGCCCGGGCGTGCGCGCCTGCGCCTCCGATCTGTCCTCCACCGCCCTGAAGGCCGCCCGCTCCGCCATGGGCCGCGCCTTCGGCAAGGAGGTCCTGTTCACCCGTGAGGGCGGCAGCGGCCCCGAGGCCGACATCGCCGACATCCTCGAAGCCCCGCTGGTGTTCGTGGCGGTGGGACTCAACGAGGACCGCATCCACGCCCCCAACGAGAAGGTGGAGATGCCGCTGCTGCTCAAGGGCGCCGAGAGCGCGGCCTACCTGTGGGAGGAACTGGGCGCCGTCAGGGGCGTCTGA